A genomic stretch from Limnobacter thiooxidans includes:
- a CDS encoding NAD(P)/FAD-dependent oxidoreductase — protein sequence MDLSSILIVGGGAGGLELACKLGRKLGPERVTLVDSKMYHIWKPSLHEVAAGTLDIHQEGLSYPMLAHNSDFNFVLGAMQGLDSAKKEVTISAVLDDAGEEVLPKRVLQFGTLVISVGSQSNYFGVKGAQDFTISLDGPQQAEGFRLKMLKQLATLDMRKKDNPSASLDIVIIGAGATGVELAAELREASHVHSRYGFSRINATRDVNITILEGAPTILPVLPDTVSTAALRLLEQRFIKVVNNCKVVEITARQVEDANGNLYKADLCVWAAGIKAPAWLAELGLPVNRNNQLEVQGDLRVKGQTAIFALGDCAACEQPDGRMVPPRAQSAHQQADYIYDAVMRQEQGKSPLTKPYLYKDHGSLVSLGSRSSVGSLMGGLFKASSMFVDGFFARAMYASLHLMHHYAVLGGMKTFLLAMARFLVKRATPLVKLH from the coding sequence TTGGATCTTTCATCAATTTTGATCGTGGGTGGTGGTGCAGGTGGGCTGGAATTGGCCTGCAAGTTGGGCCGAAAGCTGGGCCCTGAACGCGTCACTTTGGTGGATTCGAAGATGTACCACATCTGGAAACCGTCCTTGCATGAAGTGGCTGCCGGCACGCTGGACATTCACCAGGAAGGATTGTCCTACCCCATGCTGGCGCACAACAGTGATTTCAATTTCGTACTGGGTGCCATGCAGGGTTTGGACTCCGCCAAAAAGGAAGTCACCATTTCAGCGGTGCTGGACGATGCAGGCGAAGAAGTATTGCCCAAGCGCGTGTTGCAGTTTGGAACGCTGGTGATCTCTGTGGGTAGCCAGTCGAATTACTTTGGCGTCAAGGGTGCACAAGATTTCACCATTTCGCTGGACGGTCCCCAGCAGGCCGAAGGCTTCCGCCTGAAGATGCTCAAGCAACTGGCAACACTGGACATGCGCAAGAAAGACAACCCTTCTGCAAGCCTGGACATTGTGATTATTGGTGCGGGTGCAACAGGTGTCGAACTGGCTGCCGAGTTGCGTGAGGCCAGCCATGTTCACAGCCGCTACGGTTTTAGCCGCATCAATGCCACGCGGGATGTCAACATCACGATTCTCGAAGGCGCACCCACCATTTTGCCCGTATTGCCCGATACCGTTTCTACCGCAGCATTGCGCCTTTTGGAGCAGCGGTTCATCAAGGTGGTGAACAACTGCAAGGTCGTGGAAATTACGGCGCGGCAGGTTGAAGACGCCAATGGCAACCTGTACAAGGCAGATTTGTGTGTCTGGGCCGCCGGTATCAAAGCACCGGCCTGGCTGGCTGAACTGGGCTTGCCGGTGAACCGGAACAACCAGCTGGAAGTGCAGGGCGACTTGCGGGTGAAAGGGCAAACCGCTATTTTTGCACTGGGCGATTGCGCAGCCTGCGAACAGCCGGATGGCAGGATGGTGCCCCCAAGGGCGCAGTCTGCGCACCAGCAGGCGGATTACATTTATGACGCGGTCATGCGGCAGGAGCAGGGCAAATCACCCCTTACCAAGCCTTATTTGTACAAAGACCACGGGTCTTTGGTTTCACTGGGCTCTCGAAGTTCGGTAGGCAGTTTGATGGGCGGGCTGTTCAAGGCCAGCAGCATGTTTGTGGATGGGTTTTTTGCGCGGGCCATGTATGCCAGCCTGCATTTGATGCACCACTACGCAGTGTTGGGCGGAATGAAAACCTTCCTGCTGGCCATGGCGCGTTTCTTGGTGAAGCGCGCCACCCCCCTGGTCAAGCTGCACTAA
- a CDS encoding efflux RND transporter periplasmic adaptor subunit, whose amino-acid sequence MIYNKKSTFGIGVLLTAGTLVLTGCGSQEGGANAAATPSLPKVRVLEVAAKPVSLYTELPGRTSPYLIAEVRPQVNGIVKARQFKEGSDVKAGMSLYQIDASTYQAEFASAKAMLEKAQANLTSAQIRNDRFQELAKQNAVSQQERDDAFAALKQAEADVAAGKAAVQTAQINLNYTKVTAPISGQIGRSSVTAGALVQQGQPGAMATIQQLDPIYVDLTQSTTELLQLKRDLESGVLKSAGKDAAKITLKLEDGSDYAQEGKLQFSDVTVDQNTGTVTLRAVFPNPKQQLLPGMYVRASLEEGIRENGILVPQKGIVRDATGEPSAFVLNAENKVEKRSVKTARAMGDQWLIAEGLQAGDRMIVEGIQKIRPGQQVEILSDTDTK is encoded by the coding sequence ATGATTTACAACAAAAAAAGTACATTCGGCATTGGCGTCTTGCTGACTGCTGGCACGCTGGTTCTGACCGGCTGCGGCAGTCAAGAAGGCGGTGCAAATGCAGCAGCCACACCTAGCTTGCCCAAAGTGCGTGTACTGGAAGTAGCCGCCAAACCCGTGTCGCTTTACACCGAACTGCCCGGGCGCACCAGCCCTTACCTGATCGCGGAAGTGCGGCCGCAGGTCAACGGTATTGTGAAGGCCCGGCAGTTCAAGGAAGGCAGCGATGTCAAAGCGGGGATGTCGCTTTACCAGATTGATGCGTCAACCTATCAAGCCGAGTTCGCCAGCGCAAAAGCCATGCTTGAAAAAGCACAGGCCAACCTGACCAGCGCACAGATTCGCAATGATCGTTTTCAGGAACTGGCCAAACAGAATGCAGTCAGCCAACAGGAACGTGACGATGCTTTTGCCGCACTCAAGCAGGCAGAAGCAGACGTGGCTGCGGGCAAGGCTGCCGTTCAAACTGCGCAGATCAACCTGAACTACACCAAGGTCACTGCCCCCATTAGCGGGCAAATTGGGCGATCCAGCGTCACCGCAGGTGCATTGGTGCAACAGGGGCAACCCGGCGCCATGGCCACCATTCAGCAACTTGACCCAATTTATGTGGACTTGACACAGTCCACCACCGAGTTGCTACAACTGAAACGCGACCTTGAAAGTGGCGTTCTGAAAAGTGCTGGCAAGGATGCTGCAAAAATCACGCTGAAACTGGAAGACGGCTCCGACTATGCACAGGAAGGCAAACTGCAGTTCAGCGATGTCACCGTGGACCAGAACACCGGCACAGTCACCTTGCGCGCTGTATTCCCCAACCCCAAACAGCAGTTATTGCCTGGCATGTATGTGCGTGCATCGCTTGAAGAAGGCATTCGGGAAAATGGCATCCTTGTGCCCCAAAAAGGGATTGTGCGTGACGCAACCGGTGAGCCTTCAGCGTTCGTTTTGAACGCCGAGAACAAGGTTGAAAAACGCAGTGTGAAAACTGCCAGGGCCATGGGCGACCAATGGCTGATCGCGGAGGGTCTTCAAGCTGGGGACCGGATGATTGTCGAGGGTATTCAGAAAATTCGCCCCGGACAGCAAGTGGAAATACTTTCCGACACAGACACCAAATAA
- a CDS encoding efflux RND transporter permease subunit, giving the protein MSRFFIDRPIFAWVIAIVIMLAGVLAITSLPVAQYPAIAPPAVTISATYPGASAETLQDSVTQVIEQRMTGLDGLRYMKSTSDSTGRLRLELTFEPGTNPDIAQVQVQNKLSLATALLPSAVQRQGIQVTKSSAGYLLVIAFTAVDGAFTSTELADFITSNVQDTMSRVNGVGEVQVFGSPYAMRIWMNPEKMSQFKITPGDIRSAVQAQNAQVSAGELGAAPAVKGQSLTATITAQSLLETPEDFQQIVLRTTADGASVRLKDVARIDYGSENYTTLPRWNGRNASGIGIRLASGANALDTAESVIKEMERITPLIPEGMEWDIAYDTTPFVKISIEGVVKTLIEAIILVFLVMYLFLQNFRATLIPTIAVPVVLLGTFAVLSAFGFSINTLTMFAMVLAIGLLVDDAIVVVENVERVMAEEGLSPLEATRKSMDQITGALIGIGLVLSAVFVPMAFFPGSAGVIYKQFSITIVSAMALSVIVALVLTPALCATMLKPIEKGHSHEKKGFFGWFNRKFDASSARYQGVVGKMLHKSGRYLIIYGGLLAVTAFMFTRLPTSFLPDEDQGVFFTQVQLPAGATQEQTLAVLAKMEDYFLNKEGANVKSLFTVAGFSFSGTGQNSGIGFVRLRDWGERPGKENSAAGIVQRASKEFASWPEAQAFAFAPPPIRELGNALGFNLFIQDRTGLGRDALLQARNTMIAEAAKNPVLTGVRPNAQENTPQYQLDIDNAKAGALGVSVAEISDTLTSAWGGSFINDFLDRGRVKRVYMQADAPYRMLPEDLNRWYVRNGQGEMVPFGNFASAQWTMGSPRLERYNGLPAVEIQGQAAPGMSSGDAMNAMEDIAANLPEGLGIEWTGLSYEERQSGSQAPLLYALSLLIVFLCLAALYESWSIPFAVMLIVPLGVVGALVAASSRGLANDVYFQVALLTTVGLSAKNAILIVEFAKEEYEKGLDLLDATLVAVRMRLRPILMTSLAFGLGVVPLAISTGAGSGSQNAIGTGVLGGTISATVLGIFFVPLFFVVVTQMFSKKRAEKKAATVGE; this is encoded by the coding sequence ATGTCCCGATTTTTTATTGATCGCCCGATTTTTGCCTGGGTCATCGCCATTGTCATCATGCTGGCCGGTGTGCTGGCCATTACCAGCTTGCCGGTGGCACAGTACCCCGCGATTGCTCCACCGGCAGTGACCATTTCCGCCACCTACCCCGGTGCGTCTGCTGAAACACTTCAGGACTCAGTTACTCAGGTGATTGAACAGCGCATGACGGGCCTGGATGGCCTGCGTTACATGAAGTCCACCAGCGACTCCACGGGCAGGCTTCGCCTTGAACTGACGTTTGAACCCGGCACCAACCCCGACATTGCACAGGTGCAGGTTCAGAACAAACTGAGCCTGGCCACCGCCCTGTTGCCCAGTGCCGTGCAACGCCAGGGTATTCAGGTGACAAAAAGTTCGGCGGGTTACCTGCTGGTCATTGCATTTACCGCAGTGGATGGGGCCTTTACATCCACCGAACTGGCCGACTTCATTACCTCCAATGTTCAAGACACCATGAGCCGTGTCAACGGTGTGGGCGAGGTGCAGGTGTTCGGTAGCCCGTATGCCATGCGCATCTGGATGAACCCGGAGAAAATGAGCCAGTTCAAGATCACCCCGGGTGATATTCGCAGTGCAGTTCAAGCCCAGAATGCGCAGGTTTCAGCCGGTGAACTGGGTGCGGCACCAGCCGTGAAAGGGCAATCACTGACAGCCACCATCACCGCGCAAAGTCTGCTGGAAACCCCGGAAGATTTTCAACAAATTGTATTGAGAACCACCGCCGATGGGGCAAGCGTGCGCCTGAAAGATGTGGCCCGCATTGACTACGGCAGTGAAAACTACACCACCCTGCCCCGCTGGAATGGCCGAAATGCCTCGGGTATTGGTATCCGCCTGGCTTCCGGTGCCAATGCGCTGGACACGGCTGAATCGGTGATCAAGGAAATGGAGCGCATCACGCCGCTGATTCCGGAAGGCATGGAATGGGACATCGCCTACGACACCACCCCGTTTGTAAAAATTTCAATTGAAGGCGTCGTGAAAACGCTGATCGAGGCCATCATCCTGGTGTTCCTGGTGATGTACCTGTTCTTGCAGAATTTCCGCGCCACGCTGATCCCAACGATTGCGGTACCCGTGGTGTTGCTGGGTACCTTTGCCGTGCTGTCCGCATTCGGATTTTCAATCAACACATTGACCATGTTTGCCATGGTGCTGGCCATTGGCCTGCTGGTGGACGACGCCATTGTGGTGGTTGAAAACGTGGAACGCGTGATGGCAGAAGAAGGCCTCTCACCACTGGAAGCCACCCGCAAATCCATGGACCAGATCACCGGCGCGTTGATCGGTATTGGATTGGTACTTTCTGCCGTGTTTGTACCCATGGCATTTTTCCCGGGCTCGGCTGGTGTCATTTACAAGCAGTTTTCCATCACCATTGTGTCAGCCATGGCGCTGTCGGTGATTGTGGCTTTGGTGCTCACGCCCGCCCTGTGTGCCACCATGTTGAAGCCCATTGAAAAAGGCCACAGCCACGAAAAGAAAGGATTCTTTGGCTGGTTCAACCGAAAGTTCGATGCCAGCAGCGCGCGTTATCAAGGTGTGGTTGGCAAAATGCTGCACAAGTCAGGCCGCTACCTGATCATCTATGGTGGCTTGCTGGCGGTGACTGCCTTCATGTTTACACGCCTGCCCACGTCCTTCTTGCCTGATGAAGACCAAGGCGTGTTTTTCACCCAGGTTCAACTGCCTGCTGGCGCAACCCAGGAACAAACGCTGGCCGTGCTCGCCAAGATGGAAGACTACTTCTTGAACAAGGAAGGTGCAAACGTGAAGTCCCTGTTCACCGTGGCCGGTTTCAGCTTCTCGGGCACTGGCCAGAATTCAGGCATTGGCTTTGTTCGCTTGCGCGACTGGGGCGAACGGCCTGGCAAGGAAAACTCGGCCGCTGGTATTGTTCAGCGTGCATCAAAAGAGTTTGCAAGCTGGCCAGAAGCGCAGGCCTTTGCCTTTGCTCCACCCCCAATTCGGGAACTGGGCAATGCGCTGGGCTTTAACCTGTTCATTCAGGACCGTACCGGGCTGGGTCGCGACGCCTTGCTGCAAGCCAGAAACACCATGATTGCCGAAGCGGCGAAAAACCCGGTTCTCACTGGCGTTCGACCCAACGCACAGGAAAACACACCGCAATACCAACTGGACATCGACAACGCCAAGGCCGGTGCGCTGGGTGTTTCCGTGGCTGAAATCAGCGACACCCTGACATCAGCCTGGGGCGGCAGCTTCATCAATGACTTCCTGGACAGGGGCCGTGTGAAACGTGTTTACATGCAAGCCGACGCGCCTTACCGCATGCTGCCTGAAGACCTGAACCGCTGGTATGTGCGCAATGGTCAGGGTGAAATGGTGCCCTTTGGTAACTTTGCATCGGCGCAATGGACCATGGGCTCGCCCCGACTGGAACGCTACAACGGTCTGCCTGCCGTGGAAATTCAAGGACAGGCCGCACCAGGCATGAGTTCGGGCGACGCCATGAATGCGATGGAAGACATTGCAGCCAACTTGCCTGAAGGCTTGGGCATTGAATGGACTGGCCTGTCGTATGAAGAAAGGCAATCCGGCTCGCAGGCCCCCTTGCTGTACGCGCTGTCGCTGTTGATTGTGTTCCTGTGCCTGGCTGCCTTGTATGAAAGCTGGTCCATTCCGTTTGCGGTCATGCTGATTGTGCCGCTGGGTGTGGTGGGTGCACTGGTGGCAGCCAGCAGCCGCGGTTTGGCCAACGACGTGTACTTCCAGGTGGCACTGCTGACCACCGTCGGTCTGTCTGCGAAAAACGCCATTCTGATTGTGGAATTTGCCAAGGAAGAATACGAGAAAGGCCTAGATTTGCTGGACGCCACACTGGTGGCTGTGCGCATGCGTTTGCGCCCGATCCTGATGACTTCGCTGGCGTTTGGTTTGGGTGTAGTGCCCTTGGCCATTTCAACGGGCGCAGGTTCAGGCAGCCAGAACGCGATTGGTACCGGCGTGTTGGGTGGCACCATTTCTGCCACAGTTCTGGGTATTTTCTTTGTGCCCCTGTTCTTCGTGGTGGTGACCCAGATGTTCAGCAAAAAGCGGGCGGAAAAGAAAGCTGCCACCGTGGGGGAATGA
- a CDS encoding TetR/AcrR family transcriptional regulator, whose amino-acid sequence MNQETKNQEAKNLVNKAELRRQQILDAAAECFRKSGFHGASMSEIAKSFGMSAGHIYNYFDSKEAIIEAMVKRDMDHSLERIAKIQGEKDILKAMLGTVDEGVQRRIDRSELDTEILAEAARNPKIAATVQCTDAVIRDKVTHLIRGIQPDQKTPPCELSLAAKSTLLMALFDGLQIRAIRDPNMKADDVGRVLKTVIQQMLQS is encoded by the coding sequence ATGAACCAGGAGACTAAAAACCAGGAGGCGAAAAACCTGGTGAACAAAGCCGAGCTTCGGCGCCAGCAAATTCTGGATGCCGCGGCAGAATGCTTTCGAAAAAGTGGTTTTCATGGCGCCAGCATGTCGGAGATTGCGAAGTCGTTCGGCATGAGCGCCGGGCACATTTACAACTACTTCGACAGCAAGGAAGCCATCATTGAGGCCATGGTCAAACGCGACATGGATCATTCGCTTGAACGCATTGCGAAAATTCAGGGTGAGAAAGATATCCTGAAAGCCATGCTGGGCACCGTGGATGAAGGGGTACAACGCCGCATTGACCGCAGTGAATTGGACACGGAAATTCTGGCGGAAGCTGCCAGAAATCCGAAAATTGCAGCTACTGTGCAGTGTACCGATGCGGTGATCCGCGACAAGGTTACCCACCTGATCCGGGGCATTCAGCCCGATCAAAAAACGCCGCCATGTGAACTCAGCCTGGCGGCCAAGTCCACCCTGTTGATGGCACTGTTTGACGGGTTACAAATCCGCGCCATTCGAGACCCCAACATGAAAGCCGACGACGTGGGCCGTGTCTTGAAAACCGTCATTCAGCAGATGCTTCAAAGCTGA
- a CDS encoding FecCD family ABC transporter permease codes for MCLLALVGLAALSLTLGAYPVNLADSLRALLGHGDSMSVQVIQDIRLPRTLGAILGGAALAAAGTAYQMLFRNPLVSPDILGVSSGAGLGAVLGLFLGLPMLGVQGLAFAGGVLAVLLVIALGKALQHTDKTLVLVLTGVVLGALAGALTSLLKILADPYDQLPAITFWLLGSLSGLQMDEVWAIAPVVVFACAALYLLRWRMNVLSLPEAEAQALGVPVKPLRIAVIALATVMTSAVVSVTGVIGWIGLLIPHAARLMVGPSLARLLPVSIVLGALFLLLVDTASRSFGDVEVPLGILTALVGAPFFLGLLLKRAGAAQ; via the coding sequence ATGTGCCTGCTGGCTCTTGTCGGCCTGGCCGCCTTGTCTCTGACCCTGGGTGCCTACCCGGTCAATCTTGCCGACAGTCTGCGTGCCTTGCTGGGCCACGGCGACTCCATGTCAGTTCAGGTGATTCAGGACATTCGCCTGCCCCGCACACTGGGCGCCATCTTGGGTGGTGCAGCGCTGGCTGCAGCGGGCACCGCGTATCAAATGCTGTTTCGCAACCCGCTGGTGTCGCCAGACATTCTCGGGGTGTCATCCGGTGCTGGCCTGGGTGCGGTACTGGGCCTGTTTCTGGGCTTGCCCATGTTGGGCGTGCAGGGCCTGGCCTTTGCGGGTGGCGTGCTTGCGGTACTGCTGGTGATCGCCTTGGGCAAAGCCCTTCAGCACACCGATAAAACACTGGTGTTGGTGCTGACCGGCGTGGTGCTGGGTGCACTGGCCGGGGCACTGACCTCGCTGTTGAAAATTCTGGCCGACCCTTACGACCAACTGCCCGCAATCACTTTCTGGCTGCTGGGCAGTTTGAGTGGCCTGCAGATGGACGAGGTTTGGGCCATTGCCCCTGTGGTGGTGTTCGCTTGCGCCGCACTGTACCTGCTGCGCTGGCGAATGAATGTACTCAGCCTGCCGGAAGCCGAAGCGCAGGCCCTGGGTGTGCCTGTGAAGCCACTTCGCATCGCCGTGATTGCGCTGGCCACAGTGATGACCAGTGCAGTGGTGTCGGTCACCGGGGTGATTGGCTGGATAGGCCTGCTGATACCCCATGCAGCACGTTTGATGGTGGGCCCCAGCCTGGCTCGCCTGCTGCCCGTGTCCATTGTGCTGGGTGCCCTGTTTCTGTTGCTGGTCGACACGGCTTCGCGCAGTTTTGGCGATGTTGAAGTGCCACTGGGTATTCTCACCGCGCTGGTGGGCGCACCGTTTTTTCTGGGCCTTTTGCTGAAACGTGCGGGGGCCGCACAATGA
- a CDS encoding ABC transporter ATP-binding protein → MSLRAENLSVGHGGCAVVEHIDFELAAGEILCLLGPNGSGKSTLIKTLLNLLAPCAGRVLVNNTDVKQWQANQLARHLAYVPQSHANSLGFTVGDTVLMGRTHQWGLFGGPSQVDYQAVDEVLEQLGIASLKPRNFSLLSGGQQQLVLIARALCQGAQTLVLDEPTANLDFANAAKVMHTLAQLAAKGKSVVLSTHNPQDALGINATVCMLKDRTVLALGPARQVVTSDHLTRLYGLPITVSNTALGHLAVVPHGL, encoded by the coding sequence ATGAGTCTTCGCGCTGAAAACCTGTCAGTGGGCCATGGCGGCTGTGCGGTGGTTGAGCACATTGATTTTGAGTTGGCCGCGGGTGAAATACTTTGTTTGCTAGGGCCCAATGGCAGTGGCAAAAGTACCCTGATCAAAACCCTGCTGAACCTGCTTGCACCCTGTGCAGGGCGCGTGCTGGTGAACAACACGGATGTCAAACAGTGGCAAGCAAATCAACTGGCCCGCCACTTGGCCTATGTGCCGCAAAGCCATGCCAACAGCCTGGGTTTCACCGTGGGCGACACGGTGCTGATGGGCCGCACCCACCAGTGGGGGCTGTTTGGTGGGCCAAGCCAGGTCGACTACCAAGCGGTGGATGAAGTGCTTGAACAACTGGGCATAGCCAGTTTGAAACCACGCAATTTCAGCCTGCTTTCAGGTGGGCAACAACAACTGGTGTTGATTGCGCGGGCCCTGTGCCAAGGCGCACAAACGCTGGTGCTGGATGAACCCACCGCCAACCTGGACTTTGCCAATGCGGCGAAGGTAATGCACACGCTGGCACAACTGGCCGCAAAGGGCAAAAGCGTGGTGCTCAGCACGCACAACCCGCAAGACGCCCTGGGCATCAATGCCACAGTGTGCATGCTCAAAGACCGCACCGTGTTGGCCTTGGGGCCTGCACGGCAGGTTGTGACTTCCGACCATTTGACGCGGCTTTACGGCCTGCCAATCACAGTCAGCAACACGGCGTTAGGCCACCTGGCTGTGGTACCACATGGGTTGTAG
- the cueR gene encoding Cu(I)-responsive transcriptional regulator, which yields MSIKSTIEKNKTNNDTRHFTIGEAASESGISAKMIRHYEQVGLLNEAARTLAGYRLYTQRDVHVLRFIRHSRDLGFSIKQIEELLALWQDRERPSREVKKLAQSHLSALNDKIRELNAMKAELERLVGCCKGDSRPDCPILEGLAS from the coding sequence ATGAGCATCAAAAGTACAATAGAAAAAAACAAGACCAACAACGACACACGTCATTTCACGATTGGCGAGGCCGCAAGCGAATCGGGTATTTCCGCAAAAATGATTCGCCACTACGAGCAGGTGGGTTTGCTCAATGAAGCAGCCCGTACCTTGGCGGGTTATCGCTTGTACACCCAGCGCGATGTGCATGTGCTGCGCTTTATCCGCCATTCACGTGATCTGGGTTTTTCAATCAAGCAGATTGAAGAACTGCTCGCGCTTTGGCAGGACAGGGAACGCCCAAGCCGTGAAGTCAAGAAGCTTGCTCAATCCCATTTGAGTGCATTGAATGACAAAATTCGCGAGTTGAATGCCATGAAAGCCGAGCTTGAGCGCTTGGTGGGCTGCTGCAAGGGCGATTCCCGCCCCGACTGCCCAATACTTGAGGGCCTTGCTTCTTGA
- a CDS encoding heavy metal translocating P-type ATPase: MSQYNTLNLSVGSMSCASCSSAVEKALLKVQGVQSATVNLATEKAQVEFSSPATPQAIAQAVINAGYEAEILNLAGDKTGEYPAATHAQPQGLGEGISVLLAALLTLPLVLPMVAMPFDQHWMLPGWLQLLLAIPVQFCLGGRFYRAGLNAIRNRTGNMDLLVAMGTSAAFGLSVYLIGQGSEHLYFEASSAVITLVMLGKWLEARAKRQTTAAISALQALRPDTARVLRNGVEYTLAMADLQLNDEVVVRPGERIPVDGQVKKGSSHVDEALITGESEPVMKSMGAKVTGGAVNLDGVLHIQTTALGAETTLARIIRLVEDAQAAKPDIQKLVDKVSAVFVPVVLVVALCTLLAWGLLGGGENPWEVAILNAVAVLVIACPCALGLATPTAIMAGTGVAARHGILIKDAQALELAHRIQTVVFDKTGTLTVGKPTLIQYEAVHGEHAELLAKAAAVEVGSMHPLASAVKTRAEQEGVAVLEASDLQDLPGKGLSAQVNALGGPVRVYVGTLRWMDELGATGEDGASLQKRTAALQPSASTRSWVAEQAEGGVRLLGVLAFGDELKASAQSAVSSLHALKVHTVLLTGDTQASADRVASSLGIQHTLAEQLPGDKSQAVAALKSSGQVVAMVGDGINDAPALAAADVSFAMSTGTDVAMHTADITLMRADPGLVAHTIDISRRTYNKIKQNLFWAFVYNAVGIPLAALGYLNPVLAGTAMALSSVSVVTNALMLRNWKPQ, encoded by the coding sequence GTGTCCCAATACAACACCCTGAATTTGTCGGTGGGCTCTATGAGCTGCGCCTCGTGTTCATCTGCCGTTGAAAAGGCGTTGCTTAAAGTGCAAGGCGTTCAAAGCGCCACTGTGAATTTGGCCACTGAAAAGGCACAGGTGGAATTCAGCTCACCCGCCACGCCCCAAGCCATTGCCCAGGCTGTCATCAATGCTGGTTACGAGGCTGAAATTCTCAACCTGGCTGGTGACAAAACCGGTGAATACCCAGCGGCCACACACGCGCAACCGCAGGGCCTTGGCGAAGGCATCTCGGTTCTACTGGCCGCCCTGTTGACCTTACCCCTGGTGTTGCCCATGGTGGCCATGCCGTTTGACCAACATTGGATGTTGCCCGGCTGGCTGCAATTGCTGCTGGCCATTCCTGTTCAATTCTGTTTGGGGGGGCGCTTTTACCGTGCAGGTTTGAATGCAATCAGGAACCGAACAGGCAACATGGATTTGCTGGTGGCCATGGGCACATCCGCAGCGTTTGGCTTGTCGGTTTACCTGATTGGGCAGGGCAGCGAACACCTGTATTTTGAAGCGTCCAGCGCAGTGATTACCTTGGTGATGTTGGGCAAGTGGCTTGAGGCCCGCGCCAAGCGGCAAACCACGGCAGCCATCTCGGCCTTGCAAGCCTTGCGGCCCGACACTGCGCGTGTGCTGAGAAACGGAGTTGAATACACCTTGGCCATGGCCGACTTGCAATTGAATGATGAAGTGGTGGTGCGCCCCGGTGAACGAATTCCGGTGGATGGCCAGGTGAAGAAAGGCAGCAGCCATGTTGATGAAGCCTTGATCACCGGTGAAAGCGAACCGGTCATGAAATCGATGGGTGCGAAAGTGACGGGTGGTGCGGTGAACCTGGATGGTGTGCTGCACATTCAAACCACGGCGCTGGGTGCGGAAACCACCCTGGCCCGCATTATTCGCTTGGTGGAAGACGCGCAGGCTGCCAAGCCCGACATTCAAAAGCTGGTTGACAAGGTCAGTGCCGTTTTTGTGCCTGTTGTGCTGGTGGTGGCCTTGTGCACCTTGTTGGCCTGGGGCTTGCTGGGCGGTGGCGAAAACCCTTGGGAAGTCGCTATTCTGAACGCGGTTGCGGTGCTAGTGATTGCTTGCCCCTGTGCCTTGGGTTTGGCCACACCCACCGCGATCATGGCGGGCACTGGCGTGGCTGCGCGCCACGGCATCTTGATCAAAGACGCACAGGCGCTTGAACTGGCACACCGCATTCAAACCGTGGTGTTCGACAAAACCGGTACGTTGACAGTTGGCAAACCCACCCTGATTCAGTACGAGGCTGTGCATGGCGAACATGCCGAACTGTTGGCCAAGGCCGCAGCTGTGGAAGTAGGCAGCATGCACCCCTTGGCCAGTGCGGTAAAAACCCGAGCCGAGCAAGAGGGGGTAGCGGTGCTTGAAGCTTCCGATTTGCAAGACCTGCCGGGCAAAGGTTTGTCGGCGCAGGTCAATGCACTAGGTGGCCCGGTGCGCGTGTACGTGGGTACGCTGCGCTGGATGGACGAGCTGGGTGCCACAGGTGAGGATGGGGCCAGCCTGCAAAAGCGGACAGCCGCTTTGCAGCCCAGTGCATCCACTCGGTCCTGGGTGGCTGAGCAGGCTGAGGGCGGCGTTCGCTTGCTGGGCGTATTGGCTTTTGGGGATGAACTGAAAGCCAGTGCCCAAAGCGCAGTCAGTTCACTTCATGCTTTGAAGGTGCACACCGTGCTGTTGACCGGCGACACGCAAGCCAGCGCAGACCGTGTGGCGTCCAGCTTGGGTATTCAACACACCCTGGCGGAACAACTGCCTGGCGACAAATCCCAAGCTGTGGCGGCCTTGAAAAGTTCGGGCCAGGTGGTGGCCATGGTGGGCGACGGCATCAACGATGCACCCGCTTTGGCAGCGGCTGATGTCAGCTTTGCCATGTCCACTGGAACAGACGTGGCCATGCACACTGCGGACATCACGCTGATGCGTGCCGACCCCGGTTTGGTGGCCCACACCATCGACATTTCACGGCGCACCTACAACAAGATCAAACAGAATCTGTTTTGGGCTTTTGTGTACAACGCGGTTGGCATTCCGCTGGCGGCGTTGGGCTATTTGAACCCTGTGCTGGCTGGCACGGCCATGGCCTTGAGTTCAGTCAGCGTGGTCACCAATGCCTTGATGTTGCGCAACTGGAAACCCCAGTAA